A stretch of Caenorhabditis elegans chromosome IV DNA encodes these proteins:
- the tag-273 gene encoding LIM zinc-binding domain-containing protein (Confirmed by transcript evidence), whose product MAAKWEKIQQKEAKKAEKGKMPEKKTGNGRFCLPPPDKCSLCTKNVYRAEQFQCFGLLYHVNCFRCIDCKQALRVEKAHRCQQSGDLYCRVHFKLMEENRSRKMLSLEENNNNNEMETAQVEEEEVSDI is encoded by the exons ATGGCTGCAAAATGGGAAAAGATTCAACAAAAGGAGGCGAAGAAGGCCGAGAAAGGAAAGATGCCAGagaagaaaacgggaaatgGG agattctGCCTCCCGCCACCCGATAAATGCTCATTGTGCACCAAGAATGTGTATCGTGCAGAGCAATTTCAGTGctttgggttactgtatcaCGTGAATTGTTTCAGGTGTATTGATTGTAAGCAGGCGTTGAG AGTAGAAAAGGCTCATCGATGCCAACAATCTGGAGATCTTTACTGTCGTGTTCACTTCAAATTAATGGAAGAGAACCGAAGCCGGAAAATGCTCAGTTtggaagaaaataataataataatgaaatGGAAACTGCTCAGGTGGAGGAAGAAGAAGTCTctgatatttaa